One part of the Rhizophagus irregularis chromosome 25, complete sequence genome encodes these proteins:
- a CDS encoding Ras GTPase, which translates to MMLYKLVVLGDGGVGKTALTIQLCLNHFVEVCTYDPTIEDSYRKQVVIDDQPCVLEVLDTAGQEEYTALRDQWIRDGEGFLLVYSISSRSTFERVERFRDQITRVKDTDNVPLMLVGNKCDKITEREVSREEGMNMARKLRCEFIESSAKTCVNVERAFYTVVRMIRANRDGGRGEKKKSKKPRCIIL; encoded by the exons ATGATGTTATATAAGCTTGTTGTACTGGGAGATGGTGGCGTTGGGAAG ACCGCTCTCACAATTCAG CTGTGCTTAAACCATTTTGTTG AGGTGTGT ACATACGATCCAACAATTGAAGATTCATATCGGAAACAAGTTGTAATAGATGACCAGCCTTGTGTATTAGAGGTACTGGACACTGCTGGACAAG aGGAGTATACTGCCCTTCGTGATCAGTGGATTAG aGACGGAGAAGGTTTTCTTTTAGTCTATTCTATATCTTCACGTTCAACATTTGAACGGGTTGAACGATTTCGAGATCAAATTACTCGTGTAAAAGACACTGACAATGTTCCTCTTATGCTTGTTGGTAATAAGTGTGATAAAATCACTGAACGCGAGGTTTCAAGAGAAGAAGGAATGAATATGGCAAGAAAACTCAGATGTGAATTTATTGAAAGTTCAGCAAAAACATGTGTAAACGTTGAGCGAGCATTTTATACAGTAGTAAGGATGATACGTGCAAATAGAGATGGTGGTCGAggagaaaaaaagaagagcaAAAAACCAAGATGCATAATCctataa